In Miscanthus floridulus cultivar M001 chromosome 5, ASM1932011v1, whole genome shotgun sequence, one genomic interval encodes:
- the LOC136455424 gene encoding uncharacterized protein, whose protein sequence is MTTMLDILEDFLFYLGYKYARIDGQTSLSSRQESIKEYNRAESEIFIFLMSTRAGGLGVDLPGADRVIIYDPDFNPFMDLQAQSRAHRIGQTRPVVVYQLITKCSVEEKILQKSRQKLAIENMLMNSSNKKPNVDELQSILLHGAKTIIDKKKISATSIHYDDEAIENLLKLDPGFEEKCSKDDNGYLGSIVSFAHGMEDEEPGSPKVEDLKVLKPATPKVDLGRGKRQRRVVNYNDAVENSDIDDQYLHAPKACSNSSSSSSSDDNGDKPKSATLGSILT, encoded by the exons ATGACCACGATGCTTGATATTCTTGAGGATTTCCTTTTTTACTTGGGGTACAAATATGCACG CATTGATGGACAGACATCACTCTCATCAAGGCAGGAAAGCATAAAAGAATACAACAGAGCTGAAAGTGAAATATTCATTTTCTTGATGTCAACTCGAGCTGGCGGTCTAGGTGTTGACCTC CCTGGAGCTGACAGAGTAATCATTTATG ATCCTGATTTTAATCCGTTTATGGACTTGCAAGCACAATCTAGAGCACACCGGATTGGGCAGACCCGGCCAGTAGTTGTTTACCAGCTCATAACAAAGTGTTCAGTTGAAGAGAAGATATTGCAAAAGTCCAGGCAGAAGTTAGCTATAGAGAATATGTTAATGAACTCTTCTAATAAGAAGCCAAATGTAGATGAGTTGCAGTCTATACTTCTCCATGGAGCAAAGACAATTATTGACAAGAAAAAGATCAGTGCCACTTCAATCCATTATGATGATGAGGCCATTGAGAATCTCCTGAAGCTAGACCCCGGTTTTGAGGAAAAGTGCTCCAAAGATGACAATGGCTATCTTGGGAGCATTGTGAGCTTTGCACACGGCATGGAGGATGAAGAACCTGGTTCCCCCAAAGTAGAGGACCTCAAGGTTCTGAAGCCTGCTACTCCCAAGGTGGATCTGGGTCGTGGCAAGAGGCAAAGGagagttgtcaactacaatgatGCTGTTGAGAACTCAGACATCGATGAT CAATACCTGCACGCCCCAAAGGCTTGTTCCAATAGCAGCTCTTCATCTTCGTCTGATGACAACGGCGATAAGCCGAAAAGTGCAACTCTTGGATCTATCTTAACCTAG
- the LOC136453752 gene encoding pentatricopeptide repeat-containing protein At3g21470-like — protein sequence MASRARQLHAIYMTSSSHDPNKWAHLVREYASQSLLREAALVYARNVPRRTHHQPLLPVLLKAAAASSPANPGLGQSLHAEALKSAFARDLLVGTTIVSMYCKCGALADARRAFDEMPDRNVISYNALLAGYAAAGDMDGALALFGGMRSWTYVTWATLIRGFAEKGNMPEARRWFEATPLGMRTVVTWTVLVHGYVSTGDMEAAREVFDRMPARNAFVWSSMVTGYFKAGDAEEARAVFDRIPTRNLVNWNALIAGYAQIGCSEKALEAFHSMLQERVKPDEFTVASLLSACAQLGSLEQGKKVHDFINRKHIRKNHFVVNGLVDMYAKCGDLAYARHIFDSMRWKNTECWNTMISALASHGRSDEALHLFFQMERAGPTPNSITVLAVLGACTHGGFVDEGLRIFNKLDAYGVETGLEHYGCLVDLLGRAGKLKEAYKIVKNMPEEPNEVIWGSLLGACRVHGDAEMSRLVTDEIHRLHSVHASSNDAEYIMLSNIMAASERWEQAEQIRRKMARHGIEKTPGCSSLELGIPEYQVCAGSRQ from the coding sequence ATGGCTAGCCGAGCGAGGCAACTCCACGCCATCTACATGACCAGCAGCTCGCATGATCCTAACAAGTGGGCCCACCTCGTCAGGGAGTACGCCTCCCAATCCTTGCTCCGGGAAGCCGCCCTCGTCTACGCCAGGAACGTGCCCCGCCGGACGCACCACCAGCCCCTCCTCCCCGTCCTCCTCAAGGCCGCTGCCGCCTCCTCCCCGGCCAATCCCGGACTCGGCCAGTCCCTCCACGCGGAGGCCCTCAAGTCCGCCTTTGCCCGCGACCTGCTCGTCGGCACCACGATCGTGTCAATGTACTGCAAGTGCGGCGCACTCGCCGACGCGCGCAGGGCGTTCGACGAAATGCCGGACCGGAACGTCATCAGTTACAACGCGCTTCTCGCCGGGTACGCCGCGGCGGGGGACATGGACGGTGCCCTGGCGCTGTTCGGTGGCATGCGTTCCTGGACGTATGTCACGTGGGCGACGCTGATCCGTGGGTTCGCGGAGAAGGGCAACATGCCGGAAGCTCGGAGGTGGTTCGAGGCCACGCCGCTGGGGATGCGGACCGTTGTCACGTGGACCGTGCTCGTGCACGGCTACGTGTCGACGGGGGACATGGAGGCGGCAAGGGAGGTGTTCGATAGGATGCCGGCGAGGAACGCCTTTGTTTGGTCGTCGATGGTCACGGGATACTTCAAGGCTGGCGACGCCGAGGAGGCGCGTGCGGTGTTCGATAGGATCCCGACCCGGAACCTGGTGAACTGGAACGCACTGATCGCCGGGTACGCGCAAATTGGGTGCAGTGAGAAGGCGCTTGAGGCTTTTCATTCGATGCTGCAGGAGAGGGTAAAGCCAGATGAGTTCACCGTGGCGAGCCTGCTGTCAGCATGCGCGCAGCTCGGGTCGCTAGAGCAGGGGAAGAAAGTTCATGACTTCATTAACCGGAAGCATATCCGGAAGAACCACTTTGTGGTGAACGGTCTGGTCGATATGTATGCCAAGTGTGGTGACCTCGCGTACGCCCGACACATCTTTGATAGCATGAGATGGAAGAACACCGAATGCTGGAACACCATGATCTCCGCGCTTGCAAGCCATGGTCGGAGCGATGAAGCACTCCACCTGTTCTTCCAGATGGAGCGCGCTGGGCCGACACCCAACTCGATCACCGTTCTTGCTGTGCTTGGAGCTTGCACGCATGGAGGGTTTGTTGACGAAGGATTGCGAATCTTCAACAAGCTCGATGCATATGGAGTTGAAACAGGATTGGAACATTACGGTTGCCTGGTCGATCTATTAGGCCGGGCTGGAAAACTGAAAGAGGCCTACAAGATTGTCAAGAACATGCCTGAGGAACCCAACGAGGTGATCTGGGGATCGTTGCTTGGAGCTTGCAGAGTGCATGGTGATGCGGAAATGTCAAGATTGGTAACTGATGAGATCCATCGATTGCATTCTGTTCACGCATCGTCCAATGACGCAGAGTACATCATGCTGTCAAATATCATGGCTGCTTCGGAGAGGTGGGAGCAGGCAGAGCAAATAAGGAGGAAAATGGCGCGACATGGGATTGAGAAGACTCCTGGCTGCAGTTCGCTTGAGCTTGGCATTCCTGAATACCAAGTGTGTGCAGGCAGTAGGCAGTAG